A part of Halobaculum sp. MBLA0143 genomic DNA contains:
- a CDS encoding DUF58 domain-containing protein: protein MSSLAERSRYAPALLLAVALAGVGVVAGDPVTLFAAVIPLAVVAFGVLVVAPPEDAVTVDRTLSTHAAAPGETVTVTLTVENETDRHLPDVRLADGVPDALAVVDGSPRAHLTLAPGESTTVSYEVRAARGEATFEPAQLDVRSLAETAQRRRTVAGTDRLQARTAAEPLSVTDAAGVVGRVETDDAGDGVAFHSSREYRPGDPISRVDWNRYASTGELSTVQFHEEAAATVVLVVDDRPSVRAVAAPGERDAGQRGRAAARELATELLAVGDRVGLALKDSAGGFVSPRSEDGRLETAPSRYRAAAEGYLPPRGAGTAQETAIRKCLATRDEEATNLPLSEFGFWFADDLADRFPSAAEVVVVSPLTDDEPVAAAETWLARGHAVTVIAPDPTPESVGGQVEQTRRRERRRRLRRAGARVVDWDGTERLAAAVERTNTEATG from the coding sequence GTGAGCAGTCTCGCGGAGCGCTCGCGGTACGCGCCGGCGTTGCTGCTGGCGGTCGCGCTCGCGGGTGTCGGCGTCGTCGCCGGCGACCCGGTGACGTTGTTCGCGGCGGTGATCCCGTTGGCGGTCGTCGCCTTCGGCGTGCTCGTCGTCGCGCCCCCGGAGGACGCGGTGACGGTCGACCGGACGCTGTCGACTCACGCGGCTGCGCCGGGAGAGACGGTCACGGTCACGCTGACCGTCGAGAACGAGACGGACCGACACCTCCCGGACGTGCGGCTGGCCGACGGCGTGCCGGACGCGCTCGCGGTCGTCGACGGCTCTCCCCGTGCCCACCTCACCCTGGCGCCCGGGGAGTCGACGACCGTCTCGTACGAGGTGCGGGCGGCCCGCGGCGAGGCGACGTTCGAGCCGGCACAGTTGGACGTGCGGTCGTTGGCCGAGACCGCACAGCGCCGGCGGACGGTCGCGGGCACGGACCGACTCCAAGCCCGGACGGCCGCGGAGCCGTTGTCGGTGACGGACGCCGCCGGCGTCGTCGGCCGGGTGGAGACGGACGACGCCGGTGACGGCGTCGCCTTCCACTCCAGCCGGGAGTACCGTCCGGGCGACCCGATCAGCCGGGTGGACTGGAACCGCTACGCTTCGACGGGGGAGCTGAGCACCGTCCAGTTCCACGAGGAGGCGGCCGCGACGGTCGTCCTCGTGGTCGACGACCGGCCGAGCGTCCGAGCGGTGGCGGCGCCCGGCGAGCGCGACGCCGGTCAACGGGGTCGGGCGGCCGCGCGCGAACTGGCGACGGAGCTCCTGGCCGTCGGCGACCGGGTCGGGCTGGCGCTGAAAGACTCCGCCGGCGGGTTCGTCTCCCCCCGTTCCGAGGACGGGAGACTGGAGACCGCGCCGTCGCGCTACCGCGCGGCGGCCGAAGGGTACCTCCCGCCACGGGGCGCCGGCACCGCCCAGGAGACGGCGATCAGAAAGTGTCTCGCGACCCGTGACGAGGAAGCGACGAACCTCCCGCTGTCGGAGTTCGGCTTCTGGTTCGCAGACGACCTGGCAGACCGGTTCCCGTCGGCCGCGGAGGTGGTCGTGGTGTCGCCGCTGACGGACGACGAACCGGTCGCGGCAGCCGAGACGTGGCTGGCCCGGGGCCACGCCGTGACGGTGATCGCGCCGGACCCGACGCCGGAGTCTGTCGGCGGTCAGGTGGAGCAGACGCGACGACGCGAACGCCGGCGACGGCTCCGCCGCGCCGGCGCACGGGTCGTCGACTGGGACGGGACGGAACGGCTCGCGGCGGCGGTCGAACGCACGAACACGGAGGCCACGGGATGA